One stretch of Paraburkholderia fungorum DNA includes these proteins:
- the nrdR gene encoding transcriptional regulator NrdR, whose product MHCPFCRHADTQVVDSRVSEDGATIRRRRRCPACDKRFTTYERVELALPSVVKKDGSRTEFDRRKIVASMQLALRKRPVAADAIDAAVARIEYQLLGSGEREVRSERLGELVMNELRALDTIAYVRFASVYRRFEDVSEFEDVIEEFRRASSPPKPARKR is encoded by the coding sequence ATGCATTGTCCCTTCTGCCGTCACGCCGATACGCAGGTTGTCGATTCGCGCGTATCCGAAGACGGCGCGACGATTCGCCGGCGCCGCCGCTGCCCGGCCTGCGACAAACGTTTCACGACGTATGAGCGGGTTGAGCTGGCGCTGCCGTCGGTCGTCAAGAAGGACGGCAGCCGTACGGAATTCGACCGCCGCAAGATTGTCGCGAGCATGCAACTGGCGCTGCGCAAGCGCCCGGTTGCAGCAGACGCGATCGACGCGGCGGTTGCCCGCATCGAGTATCAATTGCTCGGTAGCGGTGAGCGCGAGGTGCGCAGCGAGCGCCTCGGCGAGCTCGTGATGAACGAGTTGCGCGCTCTCGACACGATTGCCTACGTTCGTTTTGCTTCCGTTTACCGGCGCTTTGAAGACGTCTCCGAATTTGAAGACGTGATCGAAGAATTTCGCCGCGCCTCTTCTCCTCCCAAGCCTGCTCGCAAGCGCTGA
- a CDS encoding acyl-CoA dehydrogenase produces the protein MAEAAQFHWEDPLLLDQQLTEDERMVRDAAAAYAQDKLQPRVLEAFRHEKTDIEIFREMGELGLLGPTIPEQYGGPGLNYVAYGLIAREVERVDSGYRSMMSVQSSLVMVPINEFGSDAQKQKYLPKLASGEWIGCFGLTEPNHGSDPGSMITRAKKVDGGYSLSGSKMWITNSPIADVFVVWAKLEEDGKDSIRGFILEKGWKGLSAPTIHSKVGLRASITGEIVLDDVFVPEENRFPDVSGLRGPFTCLNSARYGIAWGALGAAESCWHTARQYVLDRKQFGRPLAANQLIQKKLADMQTEITLGLQGVLRLGRMKDEGTAAVEITSIMKRNSCGKALDIARLARDMLGGNGISDEFGIARHLVNLEVVNTYEGTHDIHALILGRAQTGIQAFF, from the coding sequence ATGGCCGAGGCCGCGCAGTTTCACTGGGAAGACCCGTTGCTGCTGGATCAGCAGCTCACCGAAGACGAACGCATGGTGCGCGACGCCGCCGCCGCTTACGCGCAGGACAAGCTGCAACCGCGCGTGCTCGAAGCGTTCCGCCACGAGAAGACTGACATCGAAATCTTCCGTGAAATGGGCGAACTCGGCCTGCTCGGCCCGACCATCCCCGAGCAATACGGCGGCCCCGGTCTGAACTACGTCGCATACGGTTTGATCGCGCGCGAGGTGGAGCGCGTCGATTCCGGCTACCGGTCGATGATGTCCGTGCAGTCGTCGCTCGTGATGGTGCCGATCAACGAATTCGGCTCTGACGCGCAAAAGCAGAAGTACCTGCCGAAGCTCGCCAGCGGCGAATGGATCGGCTGCTTCGGTCTGACGGAACCGAACCACGGCTCCGATCCGGGCAGCATGATCACGCGCGCGAAGAAAGTGGACGGCGGCTACTCGCTGTCGGGCTCGAAAATGTGGATCACCAATTCGCCGATCGCCGACGTGTTCGTCGTGTGGGCGAAGCTCGAGGAAGACGGCAAGGATTCGATCCGCGGCTTCATTCTCGAGAAGGGCTGGAAGGGGCTGTCGGCGCCGACCATTCATAGCAAGGTCGGTTTGCGTGCGTCGATCACCGGCGAGATCGTGCTCGACGACGTGTTCGTGCCGGAAGAAAACCGTTTCCCGGACGTCAGCGGTTTGCGCGGCCCGTTCACGTGTCTGAACTCGGCGCGCTACGGGATCGCGTGGGGTGCGCTCGGCGCGGCCGAGTCGTGCTGGCACACCGCGCGTCAGTACGTGCTCGATCGCAAGCAGTTCGGCCGGCCGCTCGCCGCAAACCAGTTGATCCAGAAGAAACTCGCCGACATGCAAACTGAAATCACGCTCGGCCTGCAAGGCGTGCTGCGCCTCGGCCGCATGAAGGACGAAGGCACGGCGGCGGTCGAGATCACGTCGATCATGAAGCGCAATTCATGCGGCAAGGCGCTGGACATTGCGCGACTCGCGCGCGACATGCTCGGCGGCAACGGTATTTCGGACGAGTTCGGGATTGCGCGGCATCTGGTGAATCTGGAAGTCGTGAATACGTACGAAGGCACGCACGACATTCACGCGCTGATTCTCGGGCGCGCGCAGACGGGCATCCAGGCGTTCTTCTGA
- a CDS encoding pilus assembly PilX family protein — MMLTTSAVWFETSLAAARSASNVRDYLQAFHAADSALIACTRTVVAAVAEAVQAPPVASVEPTQWKLKSAFEAGAVTPVAQWPGSQRAPQCLIETWRLANRVDAQAYLLTSRGFGRSDDSQVWLQMELVIDGGAIERHWRRVAARPF; from the coding sequence ATGATGCTGACCACGTCGGCGGTATGGTTCGAAACATCGTTGGCGGCAGCGCGCTCGGCCAGCAATGTGCGTGACTATTTGCAGGCCTTCCACGCCGCAGATTCAGCGCTGATTGCCTGCACCCGCACTGTCGTTGCTGCGGTTGCAGAAGCGGTCCAGGCACCGCCGGTTGCGTCCGTCGAGCCGACTCAATGGAAACTCAAAAGTGCATTCGAGGCTGGAGCAGTCACGCCCGTCGCGCAATGGCCAGGCTCGCAGCGGGCGCCGCAATGTTTGATAGAGACGTGGCGCCTCGCCAATCGCGTTGATGCTCAAGCGTATTTGCTGACTTCACGCGGGTTCGGGCGTAGCGACGACTCGCAAGTGTGGCTGCAGATGGAGTTGGTGATTGATGGCGGAGCGATCGAGCGTCATTGGCGGCGCGTCGCGGCCAGGCCGTTTTGA
- a CDS encoding MFS transporter — MNANPAAAANGPHATNVLDVEHVLRDTHQPAFQMMLFALCGLCLLIDGFDAQAMGYVAPSVIGEWHVSKAALGPVFSASLFGMLLGALGLSVLADRIGRRPVLIGATFFFALSMLATPLVSTIPALITLRFITGLGLGCIMPNAMALVGEFSTPAHRVKRMMLVSCGFTLGAALGGFVSAALIPAYGWRAVFWVGGTVPLLLAFAMLAALPESLQFLVLKGRSAQALRWLAKFNPALPIDSNTRLVVREKGNGGAPVAELFRAGRGPVTAILWAISFMNLIDLYFLSNWLPTVMRDAGYSAGTAVIVGTVLQTGGVVGTLLLGWFIERFGFVRVLFVCFIGAALAVGAIGSVAHALPWLLIVVFAGGFCVVGGQPAVNALAGHFYPTTLRSTGIGWSLGIGRIGSVIGPLVGGQLIAMNWSNAALFQAAAAPVLCSALLVIALAGLTRLRGRPSGTQSA, encoded by the coding sequence ATGAACGCCAACCCGGCCGCGGCCGCCAACGGCCCGCATGCCACCAACGTGCTCGACGTCGAGCACGTGCTTCGCGACACCCATCAGCCGGCATTCCAGATGATGCTGTTCGCGCTCTGCGGGCTGTGCCTGCTGATCGACGGCTTCGACGCGCAGGCGATGGGCTACGTCGCGCCGAGCGTGATTGGCGAATGGCACGTGTCGAAGGCGGCGTTGGGGCCGGTGTTCAGCGCCAGCCTGTTCGGCATGCTGCTCGGCGCGTTGGGCCTGTCGGTGCTGGCCGACCGGATCGGGCGTCGGCCGGTGTTGATCGGTGCGACGTTTTTCTTTGCGCTGTCCATGCTCGCGACACCGCTCGTGTCGACGATTCCCGCGTTGATCACACTGCGCTTCATCACCGGTCTCGGACTCGGCTGCATCATGCCGAACGCGATGGCGCTGGTCGGCGAGTTCTCGACCCCCGCGCATCGCGTCAAGCGGATGATGCTCGTGTCGTGCGGCTTCACGCTGGGCGCGGCGCTCGGCGGCTTCGTTAGCGCCGCGCTGATCCCGGCGTACGGCTGGCGCGCGGTGTTCTGGGTCGGCGGCACGGTGCCGTTGCTGCTCGCGTTCGCGATGCTTGCCGCGTTGCCCGAGTCGCTGCAATTTCTCGTGCTCAAGGGACGCAGCGCACAAGCGTTGCGCTGGCTTGCGAAGTTCAACCCCGCGCTGCCGATCGACTCGAACACGCGTCTCGTCGTGCGGGAAAAGGGCAACGGCGGCGCGCCCGTCGCCGAACTGTTCCGCGCAGGACGCGGCCCGGTGACGGCGATTCTGTGGGCGATCAGCTTCATGAACCTGATCGATCTGTACTTCCTGTCGAACTGGCTGCCGACCGTCATGCGCGACGCCGGTTATTCGGCGGGCACGGCGGTGATCGTCGGCACGGTTTTGCAGACGGGCGGCGTGGTCGGCACGCTGCTGCTGGGCTGGTTTATCGAGCGCTTCGGTTTCGTGCGCGTGCTGTTTGTGTGTTTCATCGGCGCGGCGCTGGCGGTCGGCGCGATCGGATCGGTTGCGCATGCGTTGCCGTGGCTGCTGATCGTCGTGTTCGCGGGCGGCTTCTGCGTGGTCGGCGGACAACCGGCGGTCAACGCGCTGGCCGGCCACTTTTATCCGACCACGCTGCGCTCGACCGGCATCGGCTGGAGCCTCGGTATCGGGCGGATCGGCTCGGTGATCGGGCCGCTCGTCGGCGGTCAGCTGATTGCGATGAACTGGTCGAACGCCGCGCTGTTTCAGGCCGCCGCCGCGCCGGTGCTGTGCTCCGCGCTGCTGGTGATCGCGCTGGCCGGTTTGACGCGGCTGCGTGGACGTCCGTCCGGAACGCAGTCCGCGTGA
- a CDS encoding EAL domain-containing protein, with protein sequence MIPPTIPDLIKRSAGHPFLGEHLTMGQGEHGDIALARFRDLELASSYEPIFDISVHALAQSLSSGAEGVDRFGDELGFQAVTHRLDSAPFDVFDPFDRIGDDQELVALDRMSRALHAINFFGAQRHGLLFLRVHERLLKSVKYDHGRHFSTVLVSFGLNPSRVVIELPAAAVAHKTFLGYLTRSYQHYGFKVAGNLSNAGQILSVSEAARLDFIKMDAAIALRDATVKPLVGYASRLKIPLIFNRVMDEAQFLALQQYDVRFVQGPLFTAHYHDRAV encoded by the coding sequence ATGATTCCGCCGACCATCCCCGATCTCATCAAGCGCTCCGCCGGCCACCCGTTTCTCGGCGAACATCTGACGATGGGACAAGGGGAGCACGGCGACATCGCTCTGGCGCGCTTCAGGGACCTCGAACTGGCCAGTTCCTATGAGCCGATCTTCGACATCAGCGTGCATGCATTGGCGCAGTCGCTGTCGTCGGGCGCGGAGGGCGTGGATCGTTTCGGCGATGAACTCGGCTTCCAGGCCGTCACGCATCGGCTGGACTCCGCGCCGTTCGACGTGTTCGATCCGTTCGACCGGATCGGCGACGATCAGGAACTGGTCGCGCTCGACCGCATGTCACGGGCGTTGCATGCGATCAATTTCTTCGGCGCGCAACGGCATGGGCTGCTGTTTCTGCGCGTGCACGAGCGTTTGCTGAAGAGTGTGAAGTACGACCACGGACGGCATTTTTCGACCGTGCTGGTGTCGTTCGGATTGAACCCGTCGCGAGTGGTGATCGAGTTGCCGGCTGCGGCGGTCGCGCACAAGACCTTTCTCGGCTATCTGACCAGGAGCTATCAGCACTACGGTTTCAAGGTGGCGGGCAATCTGTCGAACGCGGGGCAGATTCTGTCGGTATCGGAAGCGGCGCGGCTCGACTTCATCAAGATGGACGCCGCCATCGCGTTGCGCGATGCGACGGTGAAACCGCTAGTCGGCTATGCGAGCCGTTTGAAGATTCCGCTGATTTTCAATCGCGTGATGGACGAAGCGCAGTTCCTCGCGTTGCAGCAGTACGACGTGCGGTTTGTGCAGGGGCCGTTGTTCACCGCGCATTATCACGATCGGGCGGTTTGA
- a CDS encoding PilW family protein has translation MTSRKSGSHGQTLIELLIAMALGLVVTAGAVSLYSSQRAAFERASNATTIREAGLTALSLIGQQVQMAGFVPADAASYSGPPPLSGCSGGRPTGADDSLACTTLTSRSDGVAVRYVGDPVSTWPSSAGNVTDCLGQAVTGDGAAFGEQGALVVNRYFASVSTSTGEPELYCEGSGKVGSAQPLVEGVERIRVRYWLASALSAVDASAVAVDQWTNVVAVDLCVLVRGSPQGQRSRYVDCDGVSVLGTDLRPRQAFSRRVALRNHPEGFL, from the coding sequence ATGACTTCGCGCAAATCCGGCTCTCACGGTCAAACGCTGATCGAGTTGCTGATTGCAATGGCCTTGGGACTCGTTGTGACGGCAGGCGCCGTGTCGCTCTACTCAAGTCAGCGCGCTGCGTTCGAGCGTGCGAGCAACGCCACGACAATTCGCGAAGCCGGGTTGACCGCCTTGTCGCTGATCGGCCAGCAAGTGCAAATGGCCGGCTTCGTTCCCGCGGATGCCGCAAGTTATAGCGGCCCGCCGCCGTTGTCCGGATGCTCCGGCGGTCGTCCAACGGGGGCTGACGACAGTCTTGCCTGCACGACCTTGACCAGCCGGTCGGACGGCGTCGCGGTTCGATATGTGGGGGATCCGGTGTCCACGTGGCCATCCTCAGCCGGCAACGTCACCGATTGCCTTGGACAAGCGGTGACAGGCGACGGTGCGGCGTTTGGGGAGCAGGGTGCGCTGGTGGTCAACCGGTACTTTGCCAGCGTCAGCACGTCGACCGGCGAGCCTGAACTCTATTGCGAAGGCAGCGGCAAGGTGGGCTCTGCGCAACCTCTGGTGGAGGGCGTCGAGCGCATACGGGTCAGATACTGGCTAGCCAGCGCGTTGAGCGCAGTAGACGCATCAGCGGTAGCCGTCGATCAATGGACAAACGTCGTGGCCGTCGATCTTTGCGTGCTCGTTCGTGGTTCACCGCAGGGTCAGCGGTCACGTTATGTCGATTGCGACGGCGTGAGTGTCCTCGGCACCGATTTGCGTCCACGGCAGGCGTTCTCGCGGCGAGTGGCGTTGCGTAATCACCCGGAGGGTTTTCTGTGA
- a CDS encoding type IV pilus modification PilV family protein has protein sequence MMRYPFNPRPRCRASKSTGSSLIEVMLAVALMAITALGLIAGQLWTAREARAMAMREQAAWIADSVAEAMRTPALADSATRQWNSQATTLLPHGEASSGDSAGVAIARVTWTSVKDMPANGDVIDKPESCGGADVPAGTSCVALALIR, from the coding sequence ATGATGCGATATCCGTTCAACCCGCGACCACGTTGTCGCGCATCAAAGTCCACTGGCAGCTCGCTGATCGAAGTCATGCTGGCCGTTGCGTTGATGGCAATCACAGCGCTCGGACTTATCGCCGGGCAATTGTGGACCGCTCGCGAAGCCCGCGCGATGGCAATGCGCGAGCAGGCGGCATGGATCGCCGATTCTGTGGCCGAGGCAATGCGTACGCCAGCATTGGCTGATTCCGCCACGCGGCAATGGAACTCACAGGCCACTACGCTCTTACCGCATGGGGAAGCTTCGTCAGGCGACAGCGCGGGCGTGGCCATCGCGCGAGTCACGTGGACATCCGTCAAGGACATGCCGGCAAACGGTGACGTAATCGACAAACCGGAGTCCTGTGGTGGCGCCGATGTCCCTGCCGGCACCTCATGCGTCGCGCTGGCGTTGATCCGATGA
- a CDS encoding phage holin family protein, whose protein sequence is MTIETHSQRGEPSPLRRIIGSVFAILQTRLELVGIELAEEKDRLLGVLFLGLAAMMLATMALIALTALIAISFWDTYRWQSLAGITLVYAIAGLACALKARSGLRNAPMVFEATVAEFEKDRDVFRKP, encoded by the coding sequence ATGACCATCGAAACACATTCGCAGCGCGGAGAACCTAGTCCGTTGCGCCGCATTATCGGTTCCGTATTTGCCATACTGCAGACACGGCTCGAACTGGTCGGCATTGAACTCGCCGAAGAAAAAGACCGTCTGCTCGGCGTGCTGTTCCTTGGCCTGGCAGCCATGATGCTCGCCACGATGGCGCTCATCGCGCTGACTGCACTCATCGCGATTTCATTCTGGGACACCTACCGGTGGCAGTCGCTTGCCGGCATCACCCTCGTTTATGCCATCGCGGGACTCGCTTGTGCGCTGAAAGCGCGCAGCGGCTTGCGCAATGCGCCTATGGTGTTCGAAGCCACGGTTGCCGAGTTCGAGAAAGATCGCGACGTATTTCGCAAACCTTGA
- a CDS encoding type IV pilin protein: MKAPNTSAFTLLELMITLAIAATLAVFAVPAYRSHIARTHRIDAASALYRAAQFIEGAASDGVPTLPPGLDQAPQFGVSIYRLRVLPADDTNGGYSIEATPAESGPMRDDACGTFTLDATGLRGNRGSENEGGSMPASGECWNTT; this comes from the coding sequence ATGAAAGCGCCAAACACGTCCGCGTTCACGTTGCTCGAATTGATGATCACGCTGGCGATAGCCGCCACCCTGGCTGTGTTCGCGGTGCCCGCGTATCGCAGCCATATAGCGCGAACGCATCGCATCGACGCAGCTTCGGCGTTATATCGGGCAGCGCAATTTATCGAGGGGGCGGCAAGTGACGGTGTCCCGACATTGCCACCGGGACTGGACCAGGCGCCGCAATTCGGAGTGTCGATTTATCGCTTGCGCGTGCTGCCCGCCGATGACACAAACGGTGGCTATTCGATCGAGGCAACGCCGGCGGAATCGGGCCCGATGCGTGACGACGCCTGCGGGACTTTCACACTCGACGCGACCGGCCTGCGAGGCAATAGAGGTTCGGAAAACGAAGGCGGTTCTATGCCGGCGAGCGGCGAGTGCTGGAATACAACCTGA
- a CDS encoding peroxiredoxin, whose protein sequence is MSLRLGDIAPDFEQESSVGHIRFHEWLGDSWGVLFSHPADFTPVCTTELGLTAKLAGEFEKRNVKTIALSVDSAESHKEWIKDINETQAANVGFPILADGDRKVAELYDMIHPNANETLTVRSLFVIDPKKKVRLIITYPASTGRNFDEVLRVIDSLQLTDNHSVATPGNWKQGDDVVIVPSLKDEEVIKQKFPKGYKALRPYLRMTPQPNK, encoded by the coding sequence ATGAGTCTACGTCTTGGCGATATCGCGCCGGATTTCGAGCAGGAATCGAGTGTTGGTCATATCAGGTTTCATGAGTGGCTGGGCGATAGTTGGGGCGTGCTGTTCTCGCACCCCGCCGACTTCACGCCGGTCTGCACGACCGAACTCGGCCTCACAGCGAAGCTGGCCGGCGAGTTCGAAAAGCGCAATGTGAAGACGATCGCGTTGTCGGTCGACAGCGCCGAGTCGCATAAGGAATGGATCAAGGACATCAACGAGACGCAGGCCGCGAACGTTGGCTTCCCGATTCTCGCTGACGGCGACCGCAAGGTGGCCGAGCTGTACGACATGATTCACCCGAACGCCAACGAGACGCTGACGGTCCGCTCGTTGTTCGTGATCGACCCGAAGAAGAAGGTGCGTCTGATCATCACGTATCCGGCCAGCACCGGCCGCAACTTCGACGAAGTGCTGCGCGTGATCGACTCGCTGCAACTCACCGACAACCATTCCGTCGCGACGCCGGGCAACTGGAAGCAGGGCGACGACGTGGTGATCGTCCCGTCGCTGAAGGACGAAGAAGTGATCAAGCAGAAGTTCCCGAAGGGCTACAAGGCATTGCGTCCGTACCTGCGCATGACGCCGCAGCCGAACAAGTAA
- a CDS encoding DUF3318 domain-containing protein translates to MSQSHSDTAFRNKRHQAKDLSAPHLRALRKELLLVRADVERMELAQATIELRQAVTHFSWLKFIVPGFGGVRTRSGEKASFINAGTIGALLKQYPFVSSIASMLLAKPLRATVAAGAKPALKWGSLGLAAWEAYRIWQQMKRESAAPAGAAASPRAKEESVDGGY, encoded by the coding sequence ATGAGCCAAAGCCATTCCGACACCGCCTTCCGTAACAAGCGCCATCAGGCGAAGGATCTGAGCGCGCCGCATCTGCGTGCGTTGCGCAAGGAGTTGCTGCTGGTGCGCGCGGATGTCGAGCGAATGGAGCTCGCTCAGGCGACCATCGAATTGCGACAGGCGGTTACGCATTTCAGCTGGCTCAAATTTATCGTGCCGGGCTTTGGTGGAGTACGGACCCGCAGCGGCGAAAAGGCGAGCTTTATCAACGCTGGAACCATTGGCGCTTTGCTTAAGCAATATCCGTTTGTTAGCTCGATTGCTTCGATGTTGCTTGCCAAGCCATTGCGTGCCACGGTCGCGGCCGGTGCAAAGCCGGCACTCAAATGGGGCAGCCTCGGGCTCGCCGCGTGGGAAGCGTATCGGATCTGGCAGCAGATGAAGCGCGAGTCGGCGGCACCTGCCGGGGCGGCTGCTTCTCCTCGGGCTAAAGAAGAATCAGTGGATGGCGGGTATTGA
- a CDS encoding GspH/FimT family pseudopilin, with translation MKYDAVYRPSAGGFTLVETLAVLALLAVIAVLATPSFVAWHVRDQVDARTRALASTLAFARSEALRRGSRVIVCRIDSARRCLSTGQPCVSGVADWSCGWAVFADRAGTLSLLRAQPLLAAVSIVGVQTNLTFTPPAGQLIGTFRSFDIAPAASSKATQGAKWRRCVHIAAGGRARISEGACGAAS, from the coding sequence ATGAAATACGACGCCGTTTACCGGCCGTCTGCCGGCGGCTTCACGCTTGTCGAAACGCTGGCCGTGCTTGCGTTGCTGGCGGTGATCGCGGTCCTGGCGACGCCATCGTTCGTCGCGTGGCATGTCCGCGATCAGGTCGATGCGCGCACAAGGGCGCTGGCCTCGACTCTCGCTTTTGCGCGCAGCGAGGCGCTGCGTCGGGGCTCACGTGTCATTGTTTGCAGGATCGATTCGGCGCGACGTTGCCTGAGCACGGGGCAGCCCTGCGTGAGCGGTGTTGCCGACTGGTCGTGCGGATGGGCCGTTTTTGCCGACCGCGCGGGCACGCTTTCACTACTGCGGGCGCAACCGCTGCTCGCGGCAGTAAGCATCGTCGGGGTACAGACAAATCTGACATTTACGCCGCCTGCCGGCCAATTGATTGGCACCTTCCGTAGTTTTGATATCGCACCGGCTGCGTCGTCGAAAGCGACACAAGGGGCCAAGTGGCGACGCTGTGTCCACATCGCGGCAGGTGGTCGCGCAAGGATTTCCGAAGGTGCTTGCGGAGCGGCGTCATGA
- a CDS encoding DUF883 family protein, translated as MSEVNKERLMSDIKTVLADAEDLLKQAASATGERASELRETALTRLKQAKEKAADVQVVVVEKGKKAARATDDYVHEHPWASIGIAAGAGVLLGLLINRK; from the coding sequence ATGTCGGAAGTCAACAAGGAGAGATTGATGTCGGATATCAAAACCGTCCTCGCGGACGCTGAGGATCTGCTGAAACAGGCCGCGAGCGCCACTGGCGAGCGCGCTTCGGAACTGCGTGAAACGGCGCTGACGCGCCTGAAGCAGGCTAAGGAAAAGGCCGCTGACGTGCAGGTCGTGGTGGTCGAGAAAGGCAAGAAAGCCGCTCGCGCTACCGACGACTACGTGCATGAGCATCCGTGGGCGTCCATCGGCATCGCTGCGGGCGCGGGCGTGCTGCTGGGTCTGCTGATCAATCGCAAGTAA
- a CDS encoding IclR family transcriptional regulator — MTPASTPPEPLDERKFVVALARGLDLLRAFKPGETMLGNRDFVERTGLPKATVNRLAYTLTVLGYLRLDETLGKYALDAGVLSLGFALLSGTDTLELARPHMRTFAREVGAAVSLGCRDGLDMIYLETIRSETALTLGLASGSKLSMLTSSMGRAYLAVQPPDVQAALLIDLKKAAGKVGAALVADAEAEIAAFASERCCYSFRAWHDDVNAVAVPFREPREGRWLVLSCSGPASSMGEEVFRDSVAPRLKALARRLGDTG, encoded by the coding sequence ATGACGCCAGCATCCACTCCCCCTGAACCGCTCGACGAGCGCAAATTCGTCGTCGCCCTCGCGCGCGGGCTGGACTTGTTGCGCGCGTTCAAGCCGGGCGAAACAATGCTCGGCAACCGCGATTTCGTCGAACGAACGGGGTTGCCGAAGGCGACCGTCAACCGGCTCGCCTATACGCTAACCGTCCTCGGCTATCTGCGGCTCGATGAAACGCTCGGCAAATATGCGCTCGACGCGGGCGTGCTATCGCTGGGTTTTGCGCTGCTATCAGGTACGGACACGTTGGAACTCGCGCGCCCGCACATGCGCACGTTCGCGCGCGAGGTGGGCGCGGCGGTATCGCTCGGTTGCCGCGACGGGCTCGACATGATTTATCTGGAGACGATCCGCAGCGAGACCGCACTGACGCTCGGGCTCGCATCCGGCTCGAAACTGTCGATGCTGACCAGCTCGATGGGACGCGCGTATCTGGCCGTGCAGCCGCCCGACGTGCAAGCGGCGTTGCTGATCGACTTGAAGAAGGCGGCGGGCAAGGTAGGCGCGGCGCTGGTCGCCGATGCCGAAGCGGAAATCGCCGCGTTCGCTAGCGAGCGTTGCTGCTATTCGTTCCGCGCATGGCACGACGATGTGAATGCGGTGGCCGTGCCATTTCGCGAGCCGCGCGAAGGGCGCTGGCTGGTGCTGAGTTGCAGCGGACCGGCATCGTCGATGGGAGAGGAGGTGTTTCGTGACAGTGTTGCGCCGAGATTGAAGGCGCTCGCGCGGCGACTGGGCGATACGGGTTGA
- the glyA gene encoding serine hydroxymethyltransferase produces MFDRAQSTIANVDPELWKVIEQENRRQEEHIELIASENYTSPAVMAAQGSQLTNKYAEGYPGKRYYGGCEYVDIAEQLAIDRVKQLFGAEAANVQPNSGSQANQGVFFAMLKPGDTIMGMSLAHGGHLTHGSPVNMSGKWFNVVSYGLNEAEDIDYEAAEKLAQEHKPKLIVAGASAFALRIDFERLSKIAKSVGAYFMVDMAHYAGLIAAGVYPNPVPFADFVTTTTHKSLRGPRGGVILMKAEFEKQINSAIFPGIQGGPLMHVIAGKAVAFKEALSPEFKEYQQQVVENARVLAETLVKRGLRIVSGRTESHVMLVDLRAKKITGKAAEAALGAAHITVNKNAIPNDPEKPFVTSGVRLGSPAMTTRGFGVKEAEQVGNLIADVLDNPEDTATIDRVRAQVAELTQRFPVYR; encoded by the coding sequence ATGTTTGACAGAGCCCAAAGCACCATCGCCAACGTCGATCCTGAACTCTGGAAGGTCATCGAGCAGGAAAACCGCCGTCAGGAAGAGCACATCGAACTGATCGCGTCGGAAAATTACACGAGCCCGGCCGTGATGGCTGCGCAAGGCTCGCAACTCACCAACAAGTACGCCGAAGGCTACCCGGGCAAGCGCTACTACGGCGGCTGCGAATACGTCGACATCGCCGAGCAGCTGGCGATCGACCGCGTCAAGCAACTGTTCGGCGCCGAAGCTGCCAACGTGCAGCCGAATTCGGGTTCGCAGGCTAACCAGGGCGTGTTCTTCGCGATGCTCAAGCCGGGCGACACGATCATGGGCATGAGCCTCGCCCACGGCGGTCACCTGACGCACGGTTCGCCGGTCAACATGTCGGGCAAGTGGTTCAACGTGGTCAGCTACGGCCTGAACGAAGCGGAAGACATCGACTACGAAGCGGCTGAGAAGCTGGCTCAGGAACACAAGCCGAAGCTGATCGTGGCGGGCGCGTCCGCGTTTGCGTTGCGCATCGATTTCGAACGCCTGTCGAAGATCGCCAAGTCGGTTGGCGCGTACTTCATGGTCGACATGGCGCACTATGCCGGCCTGATCGCAGCGGGCGTCTACCCGAATCCGGTGCCGTTCGCCGACTTCGTCACCACCACCACGCACAAGAGCCTGCGCGGCCCGCGCGGCGGCGTGATCCTGATGAAGGCGGAGTTCGAGAAGCAGATCAACTCGGCAATCTTCCCGGGCATTCAGGGCGGCCCGCTGATGCACGTGATCGCCGGTAAGGCTGTCGCGTTCAAGGAAGCGCTGTCGCCGGAATTCAAGGAATATCAGCAACAAGTGGTCGAAAACGCACGCGTGCTGGCGGAAACGCTGGTTAAACGCGGTCTGCGTATCGTGTCGGGTCGCACCGAAAGCCACGTCATGCTGGTCGATCTGCGCGCGAAGAAAATTACCGGCAAGGCAGCGGAAGCGGCCCTCGGTGCAGCGCACATCACCGTCAACAAGAACGCAATCCCGAACGACCCGGAAAAGCCGTTCGTGACGAGCGGCGTGCGTCTCGGCTCGCCGGCCATGACCACGCGCGGTTTTGGCGTGAAGGAAGCCGAGCAGGTCGGTAACCTGATTGCCGACGTTCTGGACAACCCGGAAGACACCGCTACGATCGACCGTGTGCGTGCTCAGGTTGCCGAGCTGACCCAGCGTTTCCCGGTCTACCGTTAA